The Bacteroidota bacterium nucleotide sequence AGATGTTTCCCGGACATTTTAATGGAAAGGGAGGATCGTAGCGCACGTATGCACTATAATGGCGTGGAGCTTTTCTGATAGGCTAACAGCCTATCGGCCGGCTGCTCGATTAGCGCAGTATTTTTGTTTTTAATCGAAAAGTTTATTTAGTGTTTGGGTTGCAATAAACATTTTTCCACTATCTGGTAATTTTATGAAGTCATACTTTTCGTAAAACCTTTCTGCTTCTTTGTCTATAGGGTCAACAACTACCGCAAATGAGCCAATCGTTTTCGAGATTTTATAGCTCCTTTTCAATGCGTCAATCAATAAAATTTTACCCAGCCCTTTCCCTTGAAATTTGGTGTCAATTGCCAACCTTCCGAGAAGGGTAGTGGGAATTGAAACATAAGATTTTGGGAATTTTTTTTGAATCTGTTCAGGAAAGTTCTTTAGTGGAATACTGTTGTTTGACAGGGTGTAATATCCCTTTATGTTATTGGTTCCCTTTTCTGTAAAAACAAAACAGGCAGATAGTTTTCTTTTTACATCTTGCCCTGCTTGATTTCTTAGATAATTGTTCAAAATCTCTTTGCCACAGTCAAAATCTTTTCGATTGTGCTTCTTTTCTAAAAGCTCAATCATTTTTCAGGATTTGAGACAAAAGCATTATAATCATCTAAAGCATTTTTTAGTGCCTTTGATGGTCCTTTTGGCTTAGTTATTGCATCAAAAAAAATTTGGCTATCTCTTTCCGAGGCAATTATTTGTTCCTTTTCCTTTATAATTTCTTTTGCCTTTTCCTGGACAGTTTGAACAATAAAATCTGTCAGGTTTCTGTAACCTCCCAAATATGCAGCTTTCTCAAAAAATTGCTTTTGTTCTTTTGGAAGTCTTGTGTCAAATCTTGCTTGTTCTTTAATCGTTGTAGCCATAACTTTAATTATTTATTAAAGTTTCGCAAGTAAATATCTCCCTGAACGGAATAAAATTTAACAACTGAGATTTATTGTTCATCATGTCAT carries:
- a CDS encoding GNAT family N-acetyltransferase yields the protein MIELLEKKHNRKDFDCGKEILNNYLRNQAGQDVKRKLSACFVFTEKGTNNIKGYYTLSNNSIPLKNFPEQIQKKFPKSYVSIPTTLLGRLAIDTKFQGKGLGKILLIDALKRSYKISKTIGSFAVVVDPIDKEAERFYEKYDFIKLPDSGKMFIATQTLNKLFD
- a CDS encoding DUF1778 domain-containing protein is translated as MATTIKEQARFDTRLPKEQKQFFEKAAYLGGYRNLTDFIVQTVQEKAKEIIKEKEQIIASERDSQIFFDAITKPKGPSKALKNALDDYNAFVSNPEK